From Leptolyngbya sp. KIOST-1, one genomic window encodes:
- a CDS encoding efflux RND transporter permease subunit: MLNAILKWSIAQRWIVVIATVLITLYGLRTLGQMSLDVFPSFAPPQVEIQAEAPGLAPEEVESLVTLPIESAVNGTPGVTAVRSTSVAGASAVRVVFSWGTDVYQARQLITERLQQAQARLPEGVEAPQLAPLNSPLGIVLEYAFTAESTPLMEVRQLVDRQVTNRLLAVPGVTQITTFGGEERQYQVLVNPAQLSAFGVTLEEVSAAAAAANQNGAGGYLIDADQELLIRGVGRIESIQDLQQAVVTAREGKPVLLQDVAEVTIGPALLRGDASLNGEPALVMLINKQPLADTLTVTDQVEAALEEVGPSLPPDVTITRTFRQADFIEASIHNVRDSLRDGIIIVSVILLLFLMNWRTAAITLSAIPMSLLICLILLDWFGLSVNTMTLGGLAVAIGSVVDDSIVDMENCYRGLRRNRQLGSPKHPFQVVYDTSVEVRTSVLFSTVIIAVIFAPIFSLTGVEGRIFAPMGIAYLVAIFASTLVALTLSPALCAFLLAAAPLPEEDTWVSRRSQRLYQPVLRLALGRPKLILLIAIGALVASLSLLPALGRVFLPEFQERSLVASMNLFPGSSLAATNRAGLAVQQALQDDPRFETLQMRSGRAPGDPHVVGSNFAELDIELSDAGMKDREATLEMLRAEFEKIPGAPASVGGFISHRMDEVLSGVRSAIAVKIFGPDLAELRRLGTEVTEVMGGVEGIVDLQLAPQLPVRQIQIRFDRTAAARYGLTMEALADTIETALNGRVVSQVLENQQLFDLVVWFESGARGNPDTLRDMLIDTPAGQRIPLAQIAQVDYGTGPNAISRENVSRLIIVSANVSDRDLGSVITDIQEAVRQQVTFPPGYFIQYGGQFESEQRATQNLLVFGALALVVIAVLMYFTVKSLPATVMILLNLPLAIVGGIFSVAIGGGVLSVASLVGFITLFGVAVRNGLLLVDNYNQKLATGMPLRQVIFTGSIERLNAILMTAFTSALGMLPLVISSGPGREILQPLAIVVLGGLFTSTALTLLVLPALYAQFGRHLVPPEPGERPSTDSLPDAEAIATRQPISSI; the protein is encoded by the coding sequence ATGCTCAACGCCATTCTCAAATGGTCCATCGCCCAGCGCTGGATTGTGGTCATCGCCACCGTCCTCATCACCCTCTACGGCCTGCGTACCCTGGGCCAGATGTCGCTGGATGTGTTCCCCAGCTTTGCCCCGCCCCAGGTCGAGATCCAGGCAGAAGCGCCTGGCCTGGCCCCGGAAGAAGTGGAATCTCTGGTGACGCTGCCGATTGAGAGCGCGGTGAACGGCACACCAGGGGTGACGGCGGTGCGCTCCACCTCCGTTGCGGGGGCCTCGGCGGTGCGGGTGGTGTTTAGCTGGGGCACCGACGTCTACCAGGCCCGGCAGCTGATTACCGAACGGCTCCAGCAGGCGCAGGCCCGATTACCGGAAGGGGTCGAAGCACCCCAGTTGGCTCCCCTCAACTCGCCCCTGGGCATCGTGCTGGAATACGCCTTTACGGCTGAGTCTACCCCGCTGATGGAGGTGCGGCAGCTGGTCGATCGCCAGGTCACCAATCGGCTGCTGGCGGTGCCAGGGGTGACGCAAATTACCACCTTTGGCGGCGAAGAGCGACAGTATCAGGTATTGGTGAATCCGGCCCAGCTCAGCGCCTTTGGCGTCACCTTAGAAGAGGTGAGTGCGGCGGCGGCGGCGGCGAACCAAAACGGGGCCGGGGGCTACTTGATTGACGCCGATCAGGAACTGCTGATTCGTGGTGTTGGCCGCATCGAGTCGATTCAAGACTTGCAGCAGGCTGTGGTGACGGCGCGGGAGGGTAAGCCTGTGTTGCTCCAGGATGTGGCGGAGGTCACCATTGGCCCCGCCCTCCTGCGGGGCGATGCCAGCCTGAATGGGGAACCCGCCTTGGTGATGCTGATCAATAAGCAGCCTCTGGCCGATACCCTGACCGTGACAGACCAGGTGGAAGCCGCCCTTGAGGAAGTCGGCCCCAGCCTGCCCCCCGATGTCACCATTACCCGCACCTTTCGGCAGGCGGATTTCATCGAAGCCTCCATCCACAACGTGCGCGACTCTCTGCGGGACGGCATCATTATCGTCTCTGTCATTCTGCTGCTGTTTTTGATGAACTGGCGCACCGCCGCCATTACCCTCAGCGCCATCCCCATGTCGCTGCTGATCTGCCTGATTCTGCTGGACTGGTTTGGCCTCAGCGTCAACACCATGACCCTGGGCGGGCTGGCGGTGGCGATCGGCTCGGTGGTAGACGACTCGATTGTGGATATGGAGAACTGCTACCGGGGGCTGCGGCGCAACCGCCAGTTGGGCAGTCCCAAGCACCCCTTTCAGGTGGTGTACGACACGTCGGTGGAGGTGCGCACCAGCGTGCTGTTTTCCACGGTGATTATTGCGGTAATTTTCGCGCCGATTTTTTCCCTCACTGGGGTGGAAGGCCGCATCTTTGCGCCAATGGGGATCGCCTACCTGGTGGCGATTTTTGCCTCTACCCTGGTGGCCCTGACCCTGTCGCCTGCCCTCTGCGCCTTTCTGCTGGCCGCTGCGCCGCTGCCGGAAGAAGATACCTGGGTGTCGCGCCGCAGTCAGCGGCTCTATCAGCCGGTGCTGCGGCTGGCCCTGGGGCGACCCAAGCTGATCCTGCTAATCGCGATAGGGGCTCTGGTGGCCTCCCTATCGCTGCTGCCCGCCCTGGGACGGGTCTTTCTGCCGGAGTTTCAGGAGCGATCGCTCGTCGCTTCCATGAACCTGTTCCCCGGCAGTTCCCTGGCGGCGACCAATCGGGCTGGGCTGGCGGTGCAGCAGGCGCTCCAGGACGATCCCCGGTTTGAAACCCTTCAGATGCGCTCTGGGCGAGCACCGGGCGACCCGCACGTGGTGGGCTCCAACTTTGCCGAACTCGACATCGAGCTGAGCGACGCGGGCATGAAAGACCGGGAGGCCACCCTGGAGATGCTGCGGGCTGAGTTTGAGAAGATTCCGGGAGCCCCCGCCAGCGTGGGGGGCTTTATCTCCCACCGCATGGACGAGGTGCTGTCTGGGGTGCGGAGCGCGATCGCGGTGAAAATCTTTGGCCCCGATCTGGCCGAGCTGCGCCGCCTGGGCACCGAAGTCACCGAAGTCATGGGCGGCGTTGAGGGCATCGTGGACTTGCAGCTCGCGCCCCAGTTGCCCGTGCGACAGATCCAGATTCGTTTTGACCGTACTGCTGCGGCCCGCTATGGCCTGACGATGGAAGCCCTGGCCGACACGATCGAAACCGCCCTTAATGGTCGCGTGGTCTCCCAGGTGCTCGAAAACCAGCAGCTCTTTGACCTGGTGGTGTGGTTCGAGTCGGGCGCTCGCGGCAACCCCGACACCCTGCGGGACATGCTGATCGACACCCCCGCTGGCCAGCGCATTCCCCTCGCTCAAATCGCCCAGGTGGACTACGGCACCGGCCCCAACGCCATCAGCCGGGAAAACGTGTCCCGCCTGATTATCGTGTCGGCTAACGTCAGCGATCGCGACCTGGGTTCCGTCATCACTGACATTCAGGAGGCGGTGCGCCAGCAGGTGACATTCCCACCGGGCTACTTCATTCAGTACGGCGGCCAGTTTGAATCGGAACAGCGCGCCACCCAAAACCTGCTGGTGTTTGGGGCGCTGGCCCTGGTGGTGATTGCCGTGCTGATGTACTTCACCGTCAAGTCGCTCCCCGCCACGGTGATGATTCTGCTAAACCTGCCGCTGGCGATCGTGGGGGGCATTTTCTCGGTGGCGATCGGCGGTGGCGTCCTTTCGGTGGCCTCCCTGGTGGGGTTCATCACCCTGTTTGGGGTGGCGGTGCGCAACGGTCTGCTGCTGGTCGATAACTACAACCAAAAGCTGGCGACGGGCATGCCCCTGAGGCAGGTGATTTTCACGGGTTCGATCGAACGGCTCAACGCCATTCTGATGACCGCCTTCACCTCTGCCTTAGGCATGTTGCCCCTGGTGATTAGCTCTGGCCCAGGTCGAGAGATTTTGCAGCCCCTGGCGATCGTCGTGCTGGGCGGGCTATTCACCTCTACTGCCCTGACCCTGCTGGTGCTGCCCGCTCTTTATGCCCAGTTTGGTCGCCATCTGGTGCCCCCTGAGCCGGGTGAGCGACCCTCAACCGACTCATTGCCAGACGCTGAGGCGATCGCCACCCGGCAACCGATCAGCTCAATTTAG
- a CDS encoding MauE/DoxX family redox-associated membrane protein — MTATLPNSQATHIDLQTPIRLYRMSTPKHECPWGLRAVNLLNEKGIAFDDIKLTSQDEVAAFKAQHDVATTPQIFFGDRRIGGYTDLAAYFDVEAEKAEYSYTPVAALFSTAGLMALATSLGVPGFMGISLSMLASLKLMDLDAFAESFAKYDLVTRRFKPYGKVYPFAELAIGLGFLSGVAPLATGIGSLVVGVSGAVSVFKAVYIDKMALNCACIGGNSKAPLGVVSFAENAIMALMGATLIFSAVGNREVEPQAVLSPQEAAIVQVQAIE, encoded by the coding sequence ATGACCGCTACCCTTCCCAACTCCCAAGCAACCCATATCGATCTCCAAACGCCAATCAGGCTCTACCGCATGTCTACTCCCAAGCACGAGTGTCCCTGGGGGCTGCGGGCGGTGAATCTGCTCAACGAGAAAGGCATTGCCTTTGACGATATCAAGCTCACCTCTCAAGATGAAGTCGCTGCATTTAAAGCCCAGCACGACGTGGCAACAACGCCTCAAATCTTCTTTGGCGATCGCCGCATCGGCGGCTACACCGACCTGGCCGCTTACTTCGATGTCGAGGCAGAAAAGGCCGAGTATTCCTACACTCCGGTCGCCGCGCTATTTTCCACCGCTGGCCTGATGGCTCTGGCCACTTCCCTGGGAGTTCCAGGCTTTATGGGCATCTCCCTCTCCATGCTGGCGTCCTTGAAGCTGATGGATCTCGACGCCTTTGCCGAAAGTTTCGCCAAATATGACCTGGTGACGCGACGGTTCAAGCCCTATGGCAAGGTGTACCCCTTCGCAGAACTCGCGATCGGGTTGGGCTTCCTCTCCGGAGTTGCGCCCCTGGCAACCGGCATCGGCTCGCTGGTGGTAGGCGTCAGTGGGGCGGTGTCGGTTTTCAAAGCCGTCTACATCGACAAAATGGCGCTCAACTGTGCCTGCATCGGCGGCAACTCAAAGGCACCATTGGGGGTCGTGAGTTTCGCCGAAAACGCCATTATGGCGCTGATGGGGGCAACCTTAATCTTCTCCGCCGTGGGAAACCGTGAGGTGGAACCGCAAGCGGTGTTGTCGCCTCAGGAAGCAGCTATCGTTCAGGTGCAGGCGATCGAATAG
- a CDS encoding DUF411 domain-containing protein, with amino-acid sequence MNRRLFTSTLVVVGLVSTGIAATGCSLAQGPHAQNGTEVAEQVAITAEITVFRSPTCGCCGQWIEHMKAAGFIVKDNLTEDLTAIKEQYGVPANLASCHTTIVDGYVVEGHIPAEDVQRLLTEKPDVAGIAVPGMPIGSPGMESGSYVEPYTVFSFTESGEPVPFAEHS; translated from the coding sequence ATGAACCGTCGTTTGTTTACGTCTACGCTAGTCGTGGTGGGCCTGGTTTCAACGGGGATCGCCGCGACAGGCTGCTCACTGGCCCAAGGCCCCCATGCTCAAAATGGCACAGAAGTGGCTGAGCAGGTAGCGATCACGGCCGAAATTACCGTCTTTCGCAGCCCGACCTGCGGCTGTTGCGGTCAGTGGATTGAGCACATGAAAGCCGCTGGCTTCATCGTCAAAGACAATCTGACTGAAGACCTGACTGCTATCAAAGAGCAGTATGGTGTCCCTGCCAATCTGGCCTCTTGCCACACAACGATTGTGGATGGTTACGTCGTTGAAGGTCACATTCCCGCTGAGGATGTGCAGAGGCTATTGACTGAAAAGCCGGACGTTGCCGGTATCGCCGTTCCGGGAATGCCCATCGGTTCTCCCGGTATGGAATCCGGTAGTTACGTCGAGCCCTACACCGTCTTCTCCTTTACCGAGTCGGGTGAACCTGTTCCTTTTGCAGAACACTCTTAA
- a CDS encoding DUF3105 domain-containing protein, producing MAERSKSRRRKAQGPNILAIVLGPIGITVLMVAVIGTLWYRNRPEQVAFEPDTTIGETALVSVQTFPDQGREHVELGEPVDYDSDFPTSGPHDPNPTMPGVYTDVQRPEQLVHSLEHGNIVIYYDQPAAETKKALVSWADQFSGPWDGIVVVPKAGLGQDIVLTAWTKKLVMPEFDPQAAATFIDEYRGRGPENPVR from the coding sequence ATGGCTGAACGTTCCAAATCCAGACGCCGCAAAGCTCAAGGCCCCAATATTCTCGCGATTGTGCTTGGCCCCATTGGCATCACAGTGCTGATGGTAGCGGTGATTGGTACCCTCTGGTATCGCAATCGGCCCGAGCAAGTTGCCTTTGAACCCGACACCACCATTGGCGAAACCGCTCTGGTTTCAGTGCAAACGTTTCCTGACCAGGGGCGCGAGCACGTCGAGCTAGGAGAACCCGTAGACTATGACAGCGACTTCCCCACCTCTGGCCCTCACGACCCCAACCCCACAATGCCGGGAGTATATACAGATGTTCAACGGCCCGAACAGCTGGTGCATTCGTTAGAGCATGGCAACATCGTCATCTATTATGACCAGCCCGCAGCAGAGACTAAAAAGGCGCTGGTAAGCTGGGCCGATCAGTTCTCTGGTCCCTGGGATGGGATCGTTGTGGTTCCCAAGGCAGGATTGGGCCAGGATATCGTTCTCACAGCCTGGACGAAAAAGCTAGTGATGCCGGAATTTGATCCGCAAGCTGCGGCCACCTTTATTGATGAATACCGGGGACGGGGACCCGAAAACCCGGTGCGGTAG